The following are encoded together in the Bacteroidales bacterium MB20-C3-3 genome:
- a CDS encoding prolyl oligopeptidase family serine peptidase: MKRIITISLVLFSVVSFGQKKALDHSVYDNWKSIGDIQVSDNGKYSVYQVNAQEGDGYLVALNLTNLQQKTFERGTSARITPDGRFATFSIKPLFIQTKEARIKKSKPDQMPKDTLAIYNFETGDLRKFPYLKGYKMAKLSNRYLAFQTTPPADTAKGKKPVKMDKDQGTELYVYSITTGFSDTLRNVADYDFSRGGDTLFFVSRPNSKDSVNKAGLFMYTPANRSVKPIFLATLKQSLKLPVVSEDNSRMVFYAKLDTIKQNKDKFISILEYRSGMPEARILIDNSCASLPEGMRISENRSLELNKEGTRLFFGISPVMREKDTTNKEPDVARLDIWHYAEPYVQPMQLKNIQREIRKSYLSKIELDGEPSFVQLAKEEYENVIVPAKWSSQKALSITNFDYRIESQWDANPKRDLIIIDINTGSSRVAAKGVYMSSYSISPDGNFFVWYDNSDKNWYSLDIMEEKIVKLTNGMTISFADELHDSPSMASSYGTGGWIEGDKAVYIYDRYDIWKFDPKGERAPENITEGKGAAEKLTFRIIRPDRELRDSEPLKEKSILYFSAFDNKTKENGFYSKDISARKPLMKRWNMEPFTFASVVMSKRGKEIVYSKANFTNSPNVWVSKDHFKTQNKLSDINPQQADYNWGSVELVSWKSATGIELEGLLYKPENFDPTRKYPMIAYFYERNSDLLHAYRAPAPSRSTINIPYFVSNEYIVFVPDIVYEIGHPGKSAIDCIVPGVKMLCENPWIDSENVAIQGQSWGGYQVAYMITQPESFKWRAAGAGAPVANMTSAYGGIRWGSGMVRQFQYEHTQSRLGKTPWEALDLYIENSPLFFADKVETPLLIMHNDADDAVPWYQGIEYFTALRRLGKPAWLLQYNDEVHNLSKRINAKDLSIRLGQFFDHYLKGTPMPVWMKRGVPATLKGIDFGYELTN, translated from the coding sequence ATGAAAAGAATTATTACAATATCACTTGTACTTTTCTCAGTTGTATCTTTTGGTCAGAAAAAAGCTCTTGATCACTCCGTTTATGATAACTGGAAAAGTATAGGAGATATTCAGGTTTCAGACAACGGAAAGTACTCCGTTTATCAGGTGAATGCACAAGAGGGTGATGGATATCTTGTTGCTCTCAATCTCACAAACCTTCAGCAAAAAACATTTGAAAGAGGCACCTCTGCCAGAATAACTCCTGATGGCAGGTTTGCTACATTTTCTATTAAGCCTTTATTCATACAGACTAAAGAGGCCAGAATAAAAAAAAGCAAACCGGATCAGATGCCTAAAGATACTCTTGCCATTTACAATTTTGAAACAGGAGATCTCCGGAAATTTCCATATCTGAAAGGATATAAAATGGCTAAATTGAGCAATAGATATCTTGCATTCCAGACGACACCGCCTGCTGATACAGCAAAGGGGAAGAAACCTGTGAAAATGGATAAAGATCAGGGGACTGAATTATATGTATACAGCATTACAACAGGTTTTTCAGATACATTACGGAATGTAGCAGATTATGACTTTTCAAGAGGAGGAGATACTCTGTTTTTTGTATCAAGACCCAATTCTAAAGACTCTGTGAATAAAGCCGGACTATTTATGTACACTCCTGCAAACAGATCTGTTAAACCAATTTTTTTAGCAACCCTTAAACAGAGCTTAAAACTTCCTGTTGTCAGTGAAGATAACTCAAGGATGGTTTTCTACGCAAAACTGGATACAATAAAACAGAATAAGGATAAATTCATCTCAATTCTGGAATACAGATCCGGCATGCCGGAGGCCAGAATTCTGATTGACAACAGCTGTGCCTCTCTACCTGAAGGTATGCGCATAAGTGAGAACAGAAGCCTGGAATTGAACAAAGAGGGGACGAGGCTATTTTTTGGAATCTCTCCTGTAATGCGGGAAAAAGACACAACCAATAAAGAACCTGATGTAGCAAGACTTGATATATGGCATTATGCCGAGCCTTATGTGCAGCCAATGCAATTAAAAAACATACAGCGTGAAATTCGCAAAAGCTATTTAAGCAAGATTGAACTTGATGGTGAGCCTTCATTTGTGCAACTTGCAAAAGAGGAGTATGAAAATGTTATTGTGCCTGCAAAATGGTCCTCCCAAAAAGCGCTGTCAATTACAAATTTTGACTACAGAATCGAGTCTCAGTGGGATGCAAATCCAAAGAGAGATCTCATTATTATTGATATAAACACAGGGAGCTCAAGAGTAGCCGCAAAAGGTGTTTATATGAGCAGTTACTCAATCTCTCCTGATGGGAATTTCTTCGTATGGTATGATAATAGCGACAAAAACTGGTATTCGCTTGACATTATGGAGGAGAAAATAGTAAAGCTGACTAATGGAATGACCATCTCTTTTGCCGATGAACTTCACGACTCTCCTTCCATGGCCTCTTCATACGGGACCGGGGGCTGGATTGAAGGAGATAAAGCGGTATATATTTATGACAGATATGATATCTGGAAATTTGACCCCAAAGGGGAGAGAGCTCCTGAAAATATAACTGAGGGTAAAGGGGCAGCAGAGAAATTAACATTCAGAATTATAAGGCCTGACAGGGAACTAAGAGACAGCGAGCCACTAAAAGAGAAATCAATACTCTATTTCTCTGCATTTGACAACAAAACCAAAGAGAATGGATTTTATTCAAAGGACATCTCTGCAAGAAAACCTTTGATGAAGCGATGGAATATGGAGCCATTTACATTTGCTTCTGTTGTTATGAGTAAAAGAGGCAAAGAGATAGTATATTCAAAAGCAAACTTCACTAACTCACCTAATGTCTGGGTATCCAAAGATCACTTTAAAACACAAAATAAGTTATCAGATATTAACCCGCAACAGGCGGATTACAACTGGGGAAGTGTAGAGCTGGTATCATGGAAATCGGCTACAGGTATTGAACTGGAGGGCCTTTTGTACAAGCCTGAAAACTTTGACCCCACCAGGAAATACCCAATGATTGCCTATTTCTATGAAAGGAACTCAGATCTTCTTCATGCTTACAGAGCACCTGCACCAAGCAGATCAACCATTAATATCCCATATTTTGTAAGCAATGAGTACATAGTATTTGTTCCGGATATAGTCTATGAAATTGGTCATCCGGGCAAAAGTGCAATTGACTGTATTGTACCAGGTGTAAAGATGCTTTGCGAAAACCCATGGATAGACAGCGAAAATGTAGCAATACAGGGGCAGAGCTGGGGCGGTTATCAAGTAGCATATATGATTACCCAACCAGAATCTTTCAAATGGAGAGCAGCAGGGGCAGGTGCGCCGGTTGCAAATATGACAAGTGCATATGGAGGTATCAGATGGGGAAGTGGAATGGTAAGGCAGTTCCAGTATGAACACACCCAAAGCAGGTTAGGAAAGACACCATGGGAAGCTCTGGATCTTTATATAGAGAACTCTCCACTCTTTTTTGCTGATAAGGTAGAGACCCCGTTGCTTATTATGCATAACGACGCTGATGATGCAGTTCCGTGGTATCAGGGCATAGAGTATTTCACTGCACTTAGAAGACTTGGAAAACCTGCATGGCTACTTCAATACAATGATGAAGTGCATAACCTTTCAAAAAGAATCAATGCTAAAGACCTGAGCATCAGGCTTGGTCAATTCTTTGACCACTATTTGAAGGGCACACCAATGCCAGTATGGATGAAACGAGGTGTTCCTGCGACACTAAAAGGTATTGACTTTGGCTACGAATTAACCAACTAA
- a CDS encoding S9 family peptidase encodes MKSKLFTMLISTALIAASCGGDSGKQPEELITKSNITVEGGRLTPEVMHSMGKVSDPQVSPDGSKILYGVAYTSIPQNKNNRELFVMNADGSDQKQLTTTSGSENNARWINNGNEIAYLSGGQLWMMKADGTGAKKVSDYENGINEFDFSPDGSKIMFVSDVKADKKAVDLWPDLDKANGRMYSDLMYRHWDHFVETIPHTFIADFDGKGLSNITDILENEPYELPVLPFGGIDQLNWSPDGFSIAYSSRKLTGKEYAFSTNTDIYIYNIAEKTHENITDGMPGYDTDPLFSPDGKTIAWISMERAGFEADKKRIFIMDIETKVKTELTTDFPYNAESITWLADGSGLYFTSCVKALTGVYLVNLADREIRQVVQDQFDFDGVQLAGDKLVGTYKSMSMPVEVVSINPLDGTFSQLTFENKHLLDQITMGRVEERWIKTVDNKDMHMWVVYPPGFDSTKVYPALLFCLGGPQGTLSQGWSYRWNFQLMAANDYIVILPNRRGTTAFGQEWTDQISGDYPGLNMQDYFSSVKEMKKEKFVGKVGAVGASYGGYSVFYLAGIHKGMFSAFIAHAGIFNQEHMYMTTEEMWFPHWDNGGAPWDNNPVANRHYASSPHKLVKNWDTPILITHGEMDYRVPVDQGMAAFNAAQALGVPSELLLFPGENHWILKPQNSIQWNRVFYSWLDKWLKN; translated from the coding sequence ATGAAAAGTAAACTATTCACTATGTTAATTTCAACTGCTTTAATTGCCGCCTCTTGCGGAGGAGACTCCGGAAAGCAGCCGGAAGAGCTAATCACAAAAAGCAACATTACAGTTGAGGGGGGAAGACTCACTCCTGAAGTGATGCATAGTATGGGAAAGGTATCAGACCCTCAGGTATCACCGGACGGTTCAAAGATTCTTTACGGGGTAGCATATACCAGTATTCCTCAAAATAAAAACAACAGGGAACTGTTTGTTATGAACGCCGATGGTTCTGATCAGAAGCAGCTTACTACCACATCCGGCAGCGAGAACAATGCAAGGTGGATAAATAACGGTAACGAGATTGCATACCTTTCAGGCGGACAGTTATGGATGATGAAAGCCGACGGGACTGGTGCAAAAAAGGTAAGCGACTACGAGAATGGGATAAACGAATTTGATTTTTCGCCTGACGGGAGTAAAATTATGTTTGTAAGCGATGTTAAAGCTGACAAAAAGGCTGTGGATTTGTGGCCGGATCTTGACAAAGCAAACGGAAGAATGTACTCAGATCTTATGTACAGACACTGGGATCATTTTGTTGAAACCATTCCCCACACTTTTATAGCTGACTTTGACGGCAAGGGGCTCAGCAATATTACAGATATACTGGAGAATGAGCCTTATGAATTGCCTGTACTGCCTTTTGGTGGTATTGACCAGCTGAACTGGAGCCCTGATGGATTCTCAATTGCATACTCCAGCAGAAAACTTACCGGAAAAGAGTACGCTTTCTCTACAAATACAGATATTTATATTTACAATATTGCTGAGAAGACTCACGAAAATATAACTGATGGAATGCCGGGCTATGACACGGATCCGCTCTTCTCACCTGATGGTAAAACTATTGCCTGGATATCAATGGAGAGAGCGGGGTTTGAGGCAGACAAAAAGAGAATCTTTATCATGGATATTGAGACAAAGGTAAAAACTGAGCTAACTACAGATTTTCCTTATAATGCCGAGTCAATTACATGGCTGGCGGATGGCTCCGGTCTCTATTTCACATCTTGTGTAAAGGCTCTTACAGGTGTATATCTTGTAAATCTTGCAGACAGGGAGATCAGGCAGGTGGTTCAGGACCAGTTTGATTTTGATGGTGTACAGCTTGCAGGGGATAAACTTGTGGGCACATACAAAAGCATGTCAATGCCTGTTGAAGTTGTTTCAATCAACCCTCTTGATGGAACATTTTCTCAACTTACATTTGAGAACAAGCACCTCCTTGATCAGATAACAATGGGAAGAGTTGAGGAGAGATGGATTAAGACTGTTGATAATAAGGATATGCATATGTGGGTTGTCTATCCTCCGGGTTTTGACTCCACAAAGGTTTATCCTGCATTGCTCTTCTGCCTTGGAGGGCCACAGGGAACTCTTAGCCAGGGATGGTCATATCGCTGGAACTTCCAGCTTATGGCTGCCAATGACTATATAGTTATCCTTCCAAACAGAAGAGGAACCACCGCCTTTGGACAGGAGTGGACAGATCAGATTTCAGGAGACTATCCTGGCCTGAATATGCAAGATTACTTCTCTTCAGTTAAAGAGATGAAAAAGGAGAAATTTGTGGGTAAAGTGGGTGCTGTGGGTGCTAGCTACGGTGGATATTCTGTATTCTACCTTGCCGGAATTCATAAAGGTATGTTTTCTGCATTTATTGCACATGCCGGCATCTTCAATCAGGAGCATATGTATATGACCACAGAAGAGATGTGGTTCCCGCACTGGGACAACGGTGGTGCACCATGGGACAATAACCCGGTTGCCAACAGGCACTATGCAAGCTCACCTCACAAACTTGTGAAAAACTGGGATACGCCTATCCTCATTACTCATGGTGAAATGGACTACAGAGTTCCTGTAGATCAGGGAATGGCTGCATTTAATGCTGCTCAGGCACTTGGTGTCCCTTCCGAATTACTCCTCTTCCCTGGTGAAAATCACTGGATTCTAAAACCACAGAACAGCATTCAATGGAACAGGGTATTCTACTCATGGCTTGATAAATGGCTTAAAAATTAA
- a CDS encoding TonB-dependent receptor, with amino-acid sequence MYNNKRKTKPICFKRWKRTPWAAFASLGKVIKIGVLSVAYSILVMNGQPLLAQSNQKSGNDTIRALEELIINTERPTPFQPLVRVVAVIQQAEIERAAVNNLPDLLRYLQGTDLRTRGGEGVQSDLNILGGTFDQTMVMINGVNYTDPQTGHHSLNIPVEISQIERIEILHGPGAWSEGSVAYAGAINIITKNPAKKGISLALTGGSFGYFKGDANLQYAKNNGKWNLSAQAGGGYSRSDGYSDNTDFDILNLFTSVLATKGNKHKIYAQAGYQHKAFGANSFYTAAYPEQFEETSLWLSSLQYIYRSGYWQIKAIAYHRRHFDRFELFRYEAAPWYQGHNYHRSDVAGADIQAARRWGKAGTTLVGAGYRFENIYSTVLGDPIEGESGHYSPEGTQYTRSKSRQTPSAYAKHILQMEQWRFTAGVLVAENMRIYGGASAAYSISPYLEANAWVNNSFRKPTFTDLYYKSPNQTGNMDLKPEEAVSGQLGLRYAKSGLRASLSGFYRYGFSIIDWTRTSGSDQWQASNITNVITAGIEVSVTRSWTNSFLNSAGVTYAFLDVSKKTDGLLSLYATDFLRHKATAFADHKIFGKLSARWDLSFQKREGTWLGPNSSEVPYKSFALADVKVVWSEPKWRVSVEATNLFGTDYLYLGNLPQPGRWIKVGLSLNL; translated from the coding sequence ATGTACAACAACAAAAGAAAAACCAAACCCATCTGTTTTAAAAGATGGAAACGGACTCCCTGGGCGGCTTTTGCTTCCCTGGGAAAGGTGATTAAGATTGGTGTCCTCTCTGTCGCCTACTCAATTTTAGTGATGAATGGTCAGCCCTTGCTGGCTCAGAGCAACCAGAAAAGCGGAAACGACACTATCCGCGCACTTGAAGAATTAATAATCAATACAGAACGACCCACGCCCTTCCAGCCTCTGGTAAGAGTTGTCGCAGTAATTCAGCAGGCAGAGATTGAGCGGGCTGCGGTAAACAATCTCCCCGATCTGTTGCGATATCTCCAGGGAACCGACCTCCGTACACGGGGAGGCGAAGGGGTTCAGTCTGATCTGAACATTCTTGGAGGAACATTTGACCAGACAATGGTCATGATTAACGGGGTCAACTATACCGACCCGCAAACCGGACACCACTCTCTTAATATTCCTGTTGAGATCTCTCAGATTGAGAGGATTGAAATCCTGCACGGACCCGGGGCCTGGTCAGAGGGCTCAGTGGCATATGCCGGTGCAATCAATATAATCACAAAAAATCCTGCAAAAAAGGGAATATCACTTGCCCTCACCGGAGGTTCGTTCGGATACTTCAAGGGTGATGCAAATCTCCAATATGCAAAAAACAACGGTAAATGGAATCTGTCTGCCCAGGCGGGAGGAGGATATAGCCGCTCAGATGGTTATTCAGATAATACAGACTTTGATATTCTGAATCTGTTTACCAGTGTTCTTGCAACAAAGGGCAATAAGCACAAGATTTATGCTCAGGCAGGATATCAGCATAAGGCATTCGGAGCTAACAGCTTTTATACAGCAGCATATCCGGAGCAATTTGAAGAGACAAGTCTTTGGCTATCATCCCTTCAGTACATATACAGGAGCGGCTACTGGCAAATTAAGGCTATTGCATACCACAGAAGGCATTTTGACAGGTTTGAACTCTTCAGATATGAAGCGGCTCCGTGGTATCAGGGGCACAACTACCACCGCAGCGATGTTGCCGGAGCAGATATTCAGGCAGCAAGACGCTGGGGCAAAGCAGGTACAACACTCGTTGGTGCCGGATACAGGTTTGAAAACATTTACAGTACTGTGCTTGGCGATCCCATTGAGGGGGAGAGCGGGCACTACTCTCCGGAGGGGACTCAGTATACGCGAAGCAAAAGCAGGCAGACACCATCGGCCTATGCTAAACATATTCTTCAGATGGAACAGTGGAGATTCACGGCAGGTGTGCTTGTAGCAGAGAACATGCGCATCTATGGCGGTGCAAGTGCTGCATACAGCATATCACCATATCTTGAGGCGAACGCATGGGTAAACAACTCTTTCAGAAAGCCTACATTTACCGACCTCTACTACAAGAGTCCCAACCAGACAGGGAATATGGATCTCAAACCCGAGGAGGCTGTATCGGGACAGCTTGGTCTGAGGTATGCAAAATCGGGGCTCAGAGCCTCTCTGTCGGGATTTTACAGATATGGGTTCAGCATTATTGACTGGACAAGGACAAGCGGATCTGACCAGTGGCAGGCCAGTAACATTACCAATGTTATTACGGCTGGCATTGAAGTGTCAGTAACCAGAAGCTGGACAAACTCATTCCTGAACAGTGCAGGTGTGACTTATGCATTTCTGGATGTTTCAAAGAAAACTGACGGACTGCTTTCGCTCTATGCCACTGACTTTCTCAGGCATAAGGCAACTGCTTTCGCAGACCATAAAATTTTTGGGAAACTCTCTGCAAGGTGGGACCTGAGTTTTCAAAAGAGAGAGGGAACATGGCTCGGGCCAAACTCTTCCGAGGTACCTTATAAATCTTTTGCCCTGGCAGATGTAAAAGTCGTCTGGAGTGAGCCAAAATGGAGGGTATCCGTTGAGGCGACAAATCTCTTTGGCACAGATTACCTCTACCTTGGAAATTTGCCTCAGCCGGGCCGGTGGATAAAAGTCGGGCTTTCGCTGAACCTATAA
- a CDS encoding amidohydrolase, whose translation MESLNLALVRAELHLTPEYSHKENLTADTILRYIRATEPDELYTGIGGHGIVAGYRGVWPGDSLMFRCEMDAVPTEHGPNHLCGHDGHMAILIGVANVISKARDYPGKVWLFFQPAEEIGEGAARMVVDISKHRISFDYSFALHNNPRHELNKVIMYSDVYAAASVGMELLFSGSPSHAAFPEQAANPTYAIINIVEEIKRMNSDKRLFHNFVLGTVVNVHIGEANYGVTPGSGIIRVTLRAYDENDLNLFCRKIESFAGEKASASGLKVDITYHDRFPSTRNNVLASNMVLEAAQKLGIPVEWAQAPSRGSEDFAHFTSISKACFFDIGNGKESDDIHREGYRFSDEILEPAVRLYSSIIYNRQSK comes from the coding sequence ATGGAATCCCTAAATCTCGCCCTTGTCAGGGCAGAACTTCACTTAACTCCGGAATATTCCCACAAGGAGAATCTTACCGCAGATACCATACTCAGATATATCAGGGCAACTGAACCTGATGAGCTCTACACCGGAATTGGAGGGCATGGTATTGTGGCCGGCTACAGGGGTGTCTGGCCGGGAGACTCGCTTATGTTCAGGTGTGAGATGGATGCCGTTCCAACAGAACATGGTCCGAACCACCTCTGCGGACATGATGGCCATATGGCAATCCTCATTGGTGTGGCAAATGTTATTTCAAAGGCACGGGACTACCCGGGTAAGGTGTGGCTCTTTTTTCAGCCTGCAGAGGAGATAGGAGAGGGGGCTGCCCGTATGGTGGTGGATATCTCAAAGCACAGAATCAGCTTTGATTACTCCTTTGCCCTGCATAACAATCCAAGACACGAACTAAACAAGGTTATAATGTACAGCGATGTTTATGCGGCCGCATCTGTGGGAATGGAACTGCTCTTCTCAGGCTCGCCTTCACATGCTGCCTTCCCCGAGCAGGCTGCCAACCCAACCTACGCAATCATTAACATTGTGGAGGAGATTAAGCGGATGAACTCAGACAAAAGGCTTTTTCATAATTTTGTTCTGGGAACCGTGGTAAACGTTCATATTGGTGAGGCAAACTACGGAGTGACTCCCGGTTCGGGAATTATCAGGGTTACACTCAGAGCCTATGACGAGAATGATCTTAACCTCTTCTGCCGCAAGATAGAGAGCTTTGCAGGCGAAAAGGCATCGGCCTCCGGTCTTAAGGTAGATATAACATATCATGACCGCTTCCCCTCTACAAGAAATAATGTACTTGCATCCAACATGGTACTTGAGGCTGCTCAAAAACTGGGAATTCCTGTTGAATGGGCTCAGGCCCCATCAAGAGGTTCGGAAGATTTTGCTCACTTTACATCTATCTCAAAAGCCTGTTTCTTTGATATTGGAAACGGCAAGGAGAGCGATGATATTCACCGCGAAGGTTACAGGTTCTCGGATGAAATACTGGAACCTGCAGTAAGATTATACAGTTCAATAATTTATAACAGACAATCAAAATGA
- a CDS encoding nitroreductase family protein, with the protein MNFRSLTIALLALILTTSVMAQTTPAIENIFARKSVRQYTEQKVEQATLELLIKAGMAAPTGMNKQPWEFIIVTDRAMLEKFAALLPYAKMAAKAPAAIVVAGNPKVSEYWYLDCSAATQNILLAAESLGLGAVWTAAYPYEKNMNIIKEVLSIPEPYLPLCLIPLGYPKSETKAKDKWKPEKVHQNGW; encoded by the coding sequence ATGAATTTCAGGAGTTTGACAATTGCACTTCTTGCATTAATCTTAACTACATCAGTTATGGCACAGACAACACCCGCAATTGAAAATATATTTGCCCGCAAAAGCGTTAGGCAATATACAGAACAGAAGGTAGAGCAGGCTACACTTGAGCTGCTCATAAAGGCCGGAATGGCTGCGCCTACAGGTATGAACAAACAGCCGTGGGAGTTCATTATTGTAACAGACAGGGCAATGCTTGAAAAATTTGCGGCACTTCTTCCATATGCAAAGATGGCTGCAAAGGCTCCTGCCGCCATTGTTGTGGCAGGAAATCCAAAGGTTTCTGAATACTGGTATCTCGACTGTTCAGCTGCAACGCAAAATATTCTGCTTGCTGCCGAATCCCTGGGCCTGGGAGCAGTATGGACTGCCGCATACCCCTATGAAAAGAATATGAACATCATTAAGGAGGTTCTTTCAATTCCGGAACCATACCTTCCACTTTGCCTGATTCCTCTTGGATATCCAAAGAGCGAAACAAAGGCAAAGGATAAATGGAAACCAGAAAAGGTACATCAGAACGGCTGGTAA
- a CDS encoding M20/M25/M40 family metallo-hydrolase: MLHIRDFALGTVINVHIGDANYGFTPGTGAIRATLRAYDEMDLNLFCRRIETFAREKSAKAMLNVEITYHDRFPATTNNAFACSMVEENAKKLGMNFEYSKSPERGSEDFAHFASISKACFFDIGNGFDGDDIHREGYKFNDSILESALRLYYTIIFK; the protein is encoded by the coding sequence ATGCTGCATATCAGAGATTTTGCACTGGGCACTGTTATAAATGTGCATATTGGTGATGCAAATTATGGCTTTACACCGGGAACAGGAGCAATCAGAGCTACTTTAAGGGCATACGACGAGATGGATCTCAATCTTTTCTGTAGAAGAATTGAAACATTTGCGAGGGAAAAATCAGCAAAAGCTATGTTAAATGTTGAGATTACTTATCATGATAGATTTCCTGCTACAACTAACAATGCTTTTGCCTGCAGTATGGTGGAGGAGAATGCAAAAAAACTGGGTATGAATTTTGAATACTCAAAATCTCCGGAAAGAGGATCTGAGGACTTTGCCCATTTTGCCAGTATATCTAAAGCTTGCTTTTTTGATATTGGCAATGGATTTGACGGAGACGATATTCACAGGGAGGGTTACAAGTTTAATGATTCAATACTTGAAAGTGCACTTAGATTATACTACACAATAATATTCAAATGA